The genomic interval GACATTCATTAAAGTAAGCCTAAAAGAAAAAATTTCTTCAAAAGTGTCTTCATTTAAGATTACCAATCTGTTTTTAATGAATAATTTTTTTCTTAAATTCTTTTTCTTTTTTTTAGCCATTGTACTTCATTATGCTAGCAAATATAGTAATTAATCATCATGATAACGATCTGGAAAATACTATGAAATGCTATAATTTACGATTTTATAAAATATTTAACGTGGTCGGAGACAAATATTTTAAACTAAAAATACTTCTATTTCGTATATTTCTATATACCTTTGCGGGATAATTTAGAAAACAATTTGCTTCGGCATTAAATATAATAGTCATGGGAAGATTAGGTCTTACAGAAATCCTTGTTATCGTAGGTATTGTGATATTACTTTTTGGAGGTAAAAAAATTCCAGAATTAATGAAAGGTTTAGGAAGTGGAATTAAGGAATTTAAAAACGCTGCTAAAGACGATCAACCTGCTGCTTCTAAAAAACAAGAAGAAGAAACGAAATAATAAATTCGAAAATCTTATTAAAAAATCCCAAACTGCAAATTGTAGTTTGGGATTTTTTTTGGCTTATAATGAAACTCTACTCATAGTATTGTCATTTGGAAGAACGAGAAATCTCCACAAGAAACTCCATTATCTAAATCGATAATCTTTGTAGAGCTACTCGCGGAGATTTCTCGTTCCTCGAAATGACAAGATTGTATAAGTTTGGAATTTAAAAATTAGAATTTTCTAAAGTATCATCGTCAACTGAATTCTCTTTCTATCTTCATCAACCTCAGTAACTTTCACTTCAACATGCTGATGTAATTTTACCACTTCGTTTACATCACTCACAAAACCAGCTTTCAATTGCGAAATATGGACCAATCCACTTTCTTTGATTCCGATGTCAACAAAACAGCCAAAGTTGGTAATGTTATTAACAATTCCTGGTAAAATCATTCCCGTTTTCAAATCTTTGATTGATTTTACATTGGCATCAAATTCAAAAACCTTAGCCGACTTTCTTGGATCTAATCCAGGCTTTTCAAGCTCTTTTATGATGTCTTTTAATGTTAGTAAACCAATTTCAGGTGTTACATACTTTTCGGGCTTAATAAGCGCTGTTTTTTCTTTGTTCGCAATCAATTCATTCAAAGAAATATTCAAATCCTTCGCCATCTTTTCAACAACCGGATAAGCCTCTGGATGCACCGCCGAATTATCCAGCGGGTTTTTAGCATTTGTAATTCTGATAAACGCTGCTCCTTGCTGATAAGCTTTATCTCCTAAACGAGGCACTTTTTTTAGCTGTTTTCTGTCTTCAAAAGGTCCGTTTTCAGAACGGTATTGTACGATGTTTTCTGCCAGCTTCTCTCCTATTCCACTCACATAACTTAGTAA from Flavobacterium sp. YJ01 carries:
- a CDS encoding twin-arginine translocase TatA/TatE family subunit, giving the protein MGRLGLTEILVIVGIVILLFGGKKIPELMKGLGSGIKEFKNAAKDDQPAASKKQEEETK